From Phycisphaerae bacterium, one genomic window encodes:
- a CDS encoding dicarboxylate/amino acid:cation symporter, translating to MDAKKFIKRWRFTLILLAAVAGGAGLGYFLGPKAEILKPFGDVFLNLLFTAVVPLIFFSLSSAIAANTNLKRLGRIAGLMLAVFIITGIISSCLMVFAVKVFNPAKGLTVQFTQPAMQESSGFAEKVVNTISVSDFSGLLNRRNILALIVFSVLTGLASQAAGEKGKRFREFLVSGSEVMGQLIKLIMLYAPIGLGAYFAYLVGTFGSQILGSYARVVGLYYPLAILYFVFGFSIYAFIGGGGKGVRDFWAYIWGPALTAFGTGSSLAALPVNLEAAERIGVPEDVREIVLPLGATIHMDGTCLAAIVKIAVLFSLYGRDFSSVETLAGAVGVAILCGVVMSGIPGGGFLGETLIVSLYGFGPEALPIISMIGTVVDSPATMINSCGDTAAAMMVNRLLTGKKAGGLNKTPT from the coding sequence ATGGACGCAAAGAAATTTATAAAGAGATGGCGATTTACATTGATACTGCTGGCGGCAGTGGCGGGAGGCGCCGGGCTGGGCTATTTTCTCGGGCCGAAAGCCGAGATATTAAAACCATTTGGAGATGTGTTTTTAAATCTGCTTTTCACGGCTGTTGTGCCGTTAATATTCTTTTCGCTTTCTTCGGCAATCGCTGCTAACACTAATCTCAAACGCCTCGGCCGAATAGCAGGTTTGATGCTGGCGGTGTTTATAATCACCGGCATAATCTCATCGTGCCTGATGGTTTTTGCGGTGAAAGTTTTTAATCCGGCAAAGGGGTTGACAGTGCAGTTTACCCAGCCGGCGATGCAGGAAAGCAGCGGCTTTGCGGAAAAAGTAGTCAATACCATTTCTGTAAGCGATTTCTCCGGCCTGCTGAATCGTAGAAACATTCTCGCTCTCATAGTTTTTTCAGTGCTGACCGGCCTTGCATCGCAGGCGGCGGGCGAGAAGGGCAAAAGGTTTCGGGAATTCCTCGTAAGCGGTTCTGAAGTGATGGGACAGCTTATAAAATTGATAATGCTCTATGCTCCGATTGGTCTTGGCGCATATTTTGCATATCTTGTGGGAACATTCGGTTCACAAATCCTTGGTTCATACGCACGGGTGGTCGGGCTGTATTATCCATTGGCAATTTTGTATTTCGTATTCGGATTTTCCATCTATGCTTTTATCGGCGGGGGCGGTAAAGGCGTCAGGGATTTCTGGGCGTATATATGGGGGCCTGCGCTGACGGCGTTCGGAACCGGAAGCAGTCTTGCTGCGCTGCCGGTAAATCTTGAAGCGGCCGAGCGTATTGGTGTGCCGGAAGATGTGCGCGAAATCGTACTGCCGCTGGGTGCGACGATTCATATGGACGGAACGTGTTTGGCAGCAATTGTGAAAATTGCGGTGCTGTTTTCACTTTACGGCCGGGATTTTTCGTCAGTGGAAACTTTGGCCGGTGCCGTCGGGGTCGCGATTCTTTGCGGGGTCGTAATGAGCGGCATACCGGGCGGAGGTTTTCTCGGCGAGACGCTGATTGTGTCGCTCTACGGATTCGGGCCGGAGGCGCTGCCTATAATCTCAATGATCGGCACTGTCGTTGATTCGCCGGCGACGATGATTAACTCGTGCGGCGATACCGCGGCGGCGATGATGGTAAACCGCCTGCTGACAGGCAAAAAGGCCGGTGGGCTTAATAAAACCCCAACATAA
- a CDS encoding SMP-30/gluconolactonase/LRE family protein, with product MIPKPSRASYPCQRAAFPLASSFIIWLLGLAGSAAAYHKAKRLLAKGCYIAAAICAAVSVAFIWTAMSSTKQEPVYAHEPIVSNVPMGVAQGIHPGRVAWIHDGNAANWPWGDNNTSQPYWHDNSSTDPQVVSAMLSKALRALTGESTDQDAWDAIFRYFNQQKGRGDVGYTPGEKIGIKINFVLMNDVVDSGVKTSSLYDQIDNAPQLATALLKQLTDIAGVAPGDISIGDPTQCMPDYWYNMVHSSCPGVVYLEKRTATQAGRTQVVPDYSAPLYWSDPVASHFSGVTNQDYIPTHFSQATYFINFPILKSHNSSGITVGGKNHFGSMMRKPPDSGYYNMHWSRLGATESPGMEHYRAVVDLLGHPKLGGKTMLTLVDGLYSGRSWDSHPIRWDMAPFNGDWPSSIFLSQDKVAIDSVCFDFMDNEWNAAPTNIDGYPQMSGADDYLHEAALIPDPCSGTNYDPNHNGGLTESLGVHEHWNNAADKQYSRNIGTGNGIELVTAAPGWPDIDGSGQIDFKDFAILADAWRSTTGGTGWDSDCDISIPSDGVIDEKDLYVLCENWLDDFSSELVMPGAILQEVYSATGINFEGPTWDPASDKLFFTRRTGTYQILRLNSPGDVTVWLTPSPATNGTIMSLDGRLLACDENPKQISSRQIMPSGPGDTQILADTSDGFTKPPNDLCQLANGNIYFTTPIWDGSAASTQGVWLLKPDGTVTRVNNTLNQPNGIITSLDETKLYVSAGSTTASYQQWWVFDINPDGTLGSGSVFFDPTNPPDTSNVPDGMTIDVHGNLYFTGLGGVWIVSPAGQQLKFISLPNAPFNIAFGGTKGRTLYMTCKNKVYSLAMCVRGGEQDNW from the coding sequence GTGATACCAAAACCTTCGCGGGCTTCGTATCCGTGTCAGCGTGCGGCGTTTCCGCTGGCGTCGAGTTTTATAATCTGGCTGCTGGGTCTGGCAGGTTCAGCCGCTGCGTATCATAAGGCGAAACGTTTACTTGCGAAGGGGTGCTATATCGCGGCGGCAATTTGTGCCGCTGTCAGCGTCGCTTTTATATGGACGGCGATGAGCAGCACCAAACAGGAGCCGGTTTACGCTCACGAGCCAATCGTTTCTAATGTACCGATGGGCGTTGCCCAGGGCATTCATCCCGGCCGAGTCGCGTGGATTCACGACGGCAATGCCGCAAACTGGCCCTGGGGAGATAACAATACCAGCCAGCCATATTGGCACGACAACAGCAGCACGGACCCGCAGGTTGTCAGTGCGATGCTATCGAAGGCGCTTCGGGCATTAACAGGCGAAAGTACCGACCAGGATGCGTGGGACGCAATATTCAGATACTTTAACCAGCAAAAGGGCAGGGGCGATGTCGGTTATACGCCGGGCGAAAAAATTGGGATAAAAATTAATTTCGTATTGATGAACGATGTCGTTGACAGCGGGGTGAAAACCAGCAGCCTTTACGACCAGATAGATAACGCGCCCCAGCTTGCGACGGCCCTTCTGAAACAGCTTACCGATATCGCAGGCGTTGCTCCCGGCGATATAAGCATAGGCGACCCTACACAGTGTATGCCTGACTACTGGTATAATATGGTTCATTCGAGCTGCCCCGGCGTTGTCTATTTGGAAAAAAGAACTGCTACACAGGCCGGCAGAACACAGGTAGTACCCGATTACAGCGCGCCATTATACTGGAGCGACCCTGTCGCTTCGCATTTTTCAGGCGTTACAAATCAGGATTATATTCCGACGCATTTTTCGCAGGCGACTTATTTCATAAACTTTCCGATTCTAAAAAGCCACAACAGTTCCGGCATCACGGTCGGCGGTAAAAATCATTTCGGCTCCATGATGAGAAAACCGCCTGACAGCGGGTATTACAATATGCACTGGTCGAGACTCGGAGCGACCGAATCGCCGGGAATGGAACATTACAGGGCGGTTGTCGACCTGCTGGGGCATCCGAAACTCGGCGGCAAAACAATGCTGACCTTAGTGGACGGCCTTTATTCGGGCCGAAGCTGGGACTCTCATCCGATTCGATGGGATATGGCGCCGTTCAACGGCGACTGGCCAAGCAGTATCTTTTTATCACAGGACAAGGTCGCAATCGATTCGGTGTGCTTCGACTTTATGGACAATGAATGGAACGCAGCGCCGACCAATATAGATGGATATCCGCAAATGTCCGGGGCGGACGATTATCTGCACGAGGCGGCACTTATTCCCGACCCGTGTTCCGGAACGAATTATGACCCGAACCATAATGGCGGGCTCACTGAAAGTTTAGGCGTTCACGAACACTGGAACAACGCAGCCGATAAACAATACAGCAGAAACATCGGTACAGGAAATGGAATCGAACTTGTAACAGCGGCGCCGGGCTGGCCGGACATCGACGGCAGCGGGCAGATAGATTTTAAAGATTTCGCAATTCTTGCCGATGCATGGCGCAGCACGACAGGCGGAACAGGGTGGGACAGCGATTGCGATATATCGATACCAAGCGACGGCGTAATCGACGAAAAGGACCTGTATGTCCTGTGCGAAAACTGGCTCGACGATTTCAGTTCGGAACTTGTTATGCCGGGAGCGATTCTGCAGGAAGTTTACTCCGCAACAGGCATAAACTTCGAGGGGCCGACATGGGACCCTGCCAGCGATAAACTATTTTTCACACGCAGAACGGGAACGTATCAAATTCTTCGTCTCAATTCTCCCGGTGATGTAACGGTTTGGCTGACTCCATCGCCGGCGACAAACGGAACAATTATGTCGCTGGACGGCCGACTGCTTGCCTGCGATGAAAATCCGAAACAAATATCGAGCCGACAGATTATGCCGAGCGGGCCGGGCGATACGCAGATACTTGCAGACACATCGGACGGTTTTACCAAACCGCCAAACGATTTGTGCCAGTTGGCCAATGGAAATATTTATTTTACCACGCCTATCTGGGATGGAAGCGCTGCGTCCACTCAGGGCGTTTGGCTGCTTAAACCTGACGGGACCGTAACACGTGTAAACAACACGTTGAATCAGCCGAACGGCATTATTACATCTCTGGATGAAACCAAACTCTATGTCTCGGCAGGCAGCACGACTGCCAGTTATCAGCAATGGTGGGTTTTCGATATCAATCCCGACGGAACTCTCGGCAGCGGTTCTGTATTTTTCGACCCGACAAACCCGCCTGATACGAGTAACGTTCCTGATGGTATGACCATTGATGTGCATGGCAATTTGTATTTTACCGGCCTTGGCGGCGTGTGGATTGTTTCGCCTGCGGGCCAGCAGCTAAAGTTTATCTCGCTGCCTAACGCACCATTCAATATAGCCTTCGGCGGAACCAAAGGCAGAACGCTGTATATGACCTGTAAGAACAAAGTTTACAGTTTGGCTATGTGCGTCCGCGGAGGCGAGCAGGACAACTGGTAA
- the bcp gene encoding thioredoxin-dependent thiol peroxidase yields the protein MLKAGDTAPAFELLGQDSKTVKLSDFAGKKVLVYFYPKAETPGCTVQACSVRDSAEPLKKAGIIALGISPDTPDAQKKFDEHHNLGFRLLSDADHKTAQAYGVWGKSIFGITRSSFLIDEQGKIIGAWYGVSPTDTVPKAMEALGK from the coding sequence ATATTAAAAGCAGGAGATACGGCGCCGGCGTTCGAGTTGTTGGGGCAGGATTCTAAAACAGTTAAACTATCCGATTTTGCTGGCAAGAAAGTGCTGGTTTATTTTTATCCCAAAGCGGAGACGCCCGGATGCACCGTGCAGGCGTGCAGTGTGCGTGATTCGGCTGAGCCGTTAAAGAAGGCCGGCATCATTGCGCTGGGGATTAGTCCCGATACGCCTGACGCTCAGAAAAAATTCGACGAACATCACAATTTGGGCTTTCGACTTTTAAGCGACGCGGACCATAAAACGGCCCAGGCGTACGGAGTCTGGGGAAAGTCAATCTTCGGCATAACCCGTTCATCGTTCCTGATAGACGAGCAGGGCAAAATCATCGGAGCCTGGTACGGTGTCAGTCCCACTGATACGGTGCCAAAAGCGATGGAGGCACTGGGAAAATAG
- a CDS encoding sigma-70 family RNA polymerase sigma factor, which yields MRNTVNFQTQRLVTLAKDGDQSALNKLFEVYNERVLRIVRMRMGQELRSKQESMDIVQDAFISALRSLDNFTYQNEGDFLRWVSKIVENRIRDNIEKLHANKRDVRKEIPLSNTSATQDTFVGTFEPIDNTTPSLIMSNGEGLNKLEKAISELKPEYREVIILTKIEGLSHKQVGEKLGKSPDAVRMLLTRAMSTLSENFESTE from the coding sequence ATGAGGAACACTGTCAATTTTCAGACTCAGCGGTTAGTTACCCTTGCCAAGGACGGCGACCAATCCGCCTTGAATAAACTATTTGAGGTTTATAACGAGCGTGTCCTGCGCATAGTACGGATGCGAATGGGGCAGGAATTACGCTCCAAACAGGAATCGATGGACATTGTTCAAGATGCCTTTATTTCGGCTTTAAGAAGTTTGGACAATTTCACATATCAAAATGAAGGGGATTTTTTGCGATGGGTATCAAAGATAGTTGAAAATCGTATTCGTGATAATATAGAAAAATTACACGCCAATAAGCGTGATGTTCGCAAGGAAATCCCGCTTAGTAATACGTCGGCTACACAGGATACTTTTGTCGGAACTTTTGAGCCGATTGATAACACAACGCCGAGCCTGATTATGTCTAATGGTGAAGGTTTGAATAAGCTTGAAAAAGCAATAAGCGAACTGAAGCCGGAATATAGAGAAGTGATAATTTTAACGAAGATCGAAGGACTGTCTCATAAACAAGTCGGAGAAAAATTAGGTAAGAGTCCTGATGCAGTCAGGATGCTGCTTACTCGCGCAATGAGTACGCTGAGCGAAAATTTTGAAAGTACTGAATGA
- a CDS encoding Mrp/NBP35 family ATP-binding protein, giving the protein MTQKNQMEPEQEQINNRMSRIKHKILVLSGKGGVGKSTVAANLAVSLSLAGKSVGLLDIDIHGPSIPKILKLEDKRLAVIGNSLMPVPLSENLCVMSIGFMLANKDDPVIWRGPMKYQIIKQFLKDVEWGQLDYLIIDSPPGTGDEPLSVIQLLEKPDGAVIVTTPQQVALSDVRKGISFCRTLNLPVIGVIENMSGFVCPKCGEKTDIFKSGGGETMAAEMKVPFLGRIPIDPQIVNACDSGEPYIRQYSQSQATASFSEAIKTILEIDRK; this is encoded by the coding sequence ATGACACAGAAAAATCAGATGGAACCGGAACAGGAACAAATTAATAATCGAATGAGCCGGATTAAACATAAAATACTTGTTTTGTCAGGCAAAGGCGGCGTTGGTAAAAGTACCGTTGCGGCAAATCTTGCCGTTTCTTTATCTCTTGCCGGCAAAAGTGTCGGATTACTGGATATAGATATTCATGGACCGAGCATACCGAAAATTCTTAAACTTGAAGATAAAAGATTGGCGGTAATCGGCAATTCACTGATGCCAGTGCCGCTTTCAGAGAATCTTTGTGTTATGTCTATCGGATTTATGCTTGCGAATAAAGATGATCCTGTCATCTGGCGCGGGCCTATGAAATACCAGATAATAAAGCAGTTTCTTAAGGATGTTGAATGGGGGCAATTGGATTATCTGATTATCGATTCTCCGCCCGGCACCGGGGATGAGCCGTTATCCGTAATACAGCTTCTTGAAAAACCCGATGGCGCTGTGATTGTTACCACGCCGCAGCAGGTTGCTTTATCAGATGTGAGAAAGGGAATCTCCTTTTGCAGAACTTTGAATTTGCCTGTTATCGGTGTCATTGAAAATATGAGTGGTTTTGTATGCCCAAAATGCGGAGAGAAAACAGACATCTTCAAATCAGGCGGCGGCGAGACAATGGCAGCTGAAATGAAAGTTCCTTTTTTGGGCAGGATACCAATCGACCCGCAAATAGTAAATGCCTGTGACTCCGGAGAACCATACATCCGGCAATACAGCCAGAGTCAGGCAACCGCATCTTTTAGTGAAGCAATCAAAACCATATTAGAAATTGACAGGAAATAA
- a CDS encoding NifB/NifX family molybdenum-iron cluster-binding protein, which yields MKIAMPLIANKVSQHFGHSENFLIANVDKDAKTVLGKQLVVPPPHEPGVLPKWLKELGVNCLITCGIGQRAVELFNQSGVNVIAGIEPQDADTVIDLFLNDKLESGKNACDH from the coding sequence ATGAAAATAGCAATGCCTCTTATCGCAAACAAAGTATCGCAGCATTTCGGACACAGTGAAAATTTTCTAATCGCTAATGTTGACAAGGATGCAAAAACAGTTCTCGGCAAACAATTGGTTGTTCCGCCTCCGCACGAACCCGGCGTTCTGCCTAAATGGCTCAAAGAACTTGGTGTAAATTGCCTGATTACCTGTGGAATCGGACAAAGAGCAGTTGAACTTTTTAATCAGAGTGGTGTAAACGTAATAGCAGGAATAGAACCGCAGGACGCCGATACCGTTATCGATCTATTCCTGAATGACAAGCTCGAATCCGGTAAAAACGCCTGCGACCATTAA
- a CDS encoding GIY-YIG nuclease family protein: MSEAQTILWPGLSGKEYKYGIYPIGTSFKKEPGNYIFAKQNTQGYWTPCYIGQTENLDERLGNHEKEACAKRNGATHIHVHLTSGGESIRKAEEKDLIQKWKPPCNEQLK, encoded by the coding sequence ATGAGTGAAGCACAAACAATTCTGTGGCCGGGTTTATCCGGAAAGGAATACAAATACGGGATTTATCCAATTGGAACGTCTTTCAAGAAAGAACCTGGCAACTATATCTTTGCGAAACAGAACACGCAAGGATACTGGACTCCCTGCTACATTGGACAGACAGAAAATCTGGATGAACGTCTTGGCAACCACGAGAAGGAAGCCTGTGCTAAACGTAATGGCGCAACACATATCCACGTACATCTTACATCGGGTGGTGAATCTATCAGAAAGGCAGAAGAAAAGGATCTGATTCAGAAGTGGAAACCTCCTTGCAACGAACAGTTGAAATAG
- a CDS encoding DUF134 domain-containing protein has translation MPRPINQRIVAQMPSVVYFKPRGVPMSCLEQTVLTVDELEAIRLAYLEGLYQADAAAKMSVSRQTFGRIIDSANKKIADALVNGKAIKIEGGHIDILQRQNGTSCRWQNKGAVPRPRNP, from the coding sequence ATGCCAAGACCGATAAATCAAAGAATTGTTGCGCAAATGCCTTCGGTAGTTTATTTCAAGCCCAGAGGCGTGCCAATGTCCTGCCTTGAGCAGACTGTTTTAACCGTGGATGAGCTCGAAGCAATAAGGCTGGCTTATCTCGAAGGGCTTTACCAAGCTGACGCCGCCGCGAAAATGTCAGTTTCAAGACAAACTTTCGGCAGGATAATCGACTCGGCAAACAAAAAAATAGCAGATGCTCTGGTGAACGGTAAAGCCATCAAAATCGAAGGAGGCCATATCGATATACTTCAAAGACAAAATGGAACATCCTGCCGGTGGCAAAATAAAGGAGCAGTTCCCCGACCGCGGAATCCTTAA
- a CDS encoding 4Fe-4S binding protein yields the protein MKELVVISGKGGTGKTSITAAFASLAQNAVIADCDVDAADLHLVLEPKIKQKFDFSGGKKASIRTNECIGCGACLAHCRFGAVLQDDSTDESASSGLKDCENCDHCRRSCSIRNHALIREMQQSMGLAGPTIFRIDPLACQGCKVCVEFCPVKAIDFKEVINGQWFISDTRFGPMVHAKLGIAEENSGKLVTLIRREAKKIAQEQNKDLLISDGSPGIGCPVIASITGADLVLVVTEPTLSGKHDLERVAQLTANFGIKTLVCINKADINPEMTERIEKDANEKGLKVIGKIPYDEAFTKAQIMKTTLIEYTGGDIAEKIKTMWREIICKLG from the coding sequence ATGAAGGAATTAGTCGTAATAAGCGGTAAAGGCGGCACAGGCAAAACAAGCATAACTGCCGCGTTTGCATCATTGGCTCAAAATGCCGTGATTGCGGATTGTGATGTCGATGCTGCTGACCTGCATCTTGTTTTAGAACCAAAGATAAAACAAAAATTTGATTTTTCCGGCGGCAAAAAAGCGTCTATTCGTACGAATGAATGTATTGGCTGTGGTGCGTGTCTGGCTCATTGTCGGTTTGGAGCGGTACTGCAGGATGATAGCACCGATGAATCGGCCTCATCCGGGCTGAAAGATTGTGAAAACTGCGACCATTGCAGGCGTTCATGCTCGATCCGAAACCATGCCCTTATCAGGGAAATGCAGCAATCGATGGGACTGGCCGGACCGACAATCTTCCGCATAGACCCGCTCGCTTGCCAAGGTTGTAAGGTCTGCGTTGAGTTCTGCCCGGTAAAAGCCATTGATTTTAAGGAAGTAATTAACGGCCAATGGTTTATTTCTGATACACGTTTCGGCCCGATGGTACACGCAAAATTGGGAATTGCCGAAGAAAACAGCGGCAAACTCGTAACTTTGATTCGCAGGGAAGCAAAAAAAATAGCTCAGGAACAAAATAAAGATTTATTAATTAGCGACGGCTCTCCCGGTATCGGATGTCCGGTTATCGCATCAATTACGGGAGCGGATTTGGTTCTTGTTGTAACTGAGCCGACATTGTCCGGCAAACACGATTTGGAGCGAGTCGCACAGCTTACAGCAAACTTTGGAATTAAAACTCTGGTTTGTATTAACAAAGCAGACATCAATCCAGAGATGACAGAAAGAATAGAAAAAGATGCAAATGAAAAAGGGTTGAAAGTTATCGGCAAAATACCTTATGATGAAGCTTTTACAAAAGCGCAGATAATGAAAACTACGCTAATAGAATACACCGGCGGCGATATAGCGGAAAAAATAAAAACAATGTGGCGAGAAATTATTTGCAAACTCGGCTAA
- a CDS encoding ATP-dependent Clp protease proteolytic subunit yields MLNQNLVPIVIEKTGRGERAYDIYSRLLKDRIIFLGGQVDDDSANLIVAQMLFLSNEDSKSDIHFYINSPGGSITAGLAVYDTMQFLRCEVATYCIGQAASMGAILFTAGAKGKRFMLNNSRVLLHQPLISGEMVGPATDLHIQAKEILRMRSRIYEILSHHTGKSVEKLTADCDRNLWLEAAETIEYGLADEILQKAPQPVERADKEE; encoded by the coding sequence ATGCTTAATCAAAATTTAGTACCGATAGTAATAGAAAAGACCGGACGCGGCGAACGAGCATACGACATCTACTCGAGACTGCTGAAAGACAGAATAATTTTCCTCGGCGGGCAGGTCGATGACGATTCGGCAAACCTTATAGTCGCACAAATGCTGTTTTTGAGCAACGAAGATTCCAAAAGCGATATTCATTTCTATATCAATTCGCCCGGCGGGTCAATCACCGCTGGACTTGCCGTATATGACACAATGCAATTCCTGAGATGCGAGGTAGCGACATACTGCATAGGACAAGCGGCAAGTATGGGAGCGATACTGTTTACGGCAGGGGCAAAAGGAAAAAGATTTATGCTCAATAACAGCCGAGTCCTGCTGCACCAGCCTCTGATAAGCGGCGAGATGGTAGGGCCTGCAACGGACCTTCATATCCAGGCCAAAGAAATTCTGCGAATGCGCAGCAGAATTTATGAGATATTGTCACATCATACAGGAAAGTCAGTGGAAAAACTCACGGCCGACTGCGACAGAAACCTGTGGCTCGAAGCGGCAGAAACAATCGAGTACGGACTTGCTGATGAGATTCTTCAAAAGGCGCCGCAGCCGGTAGAACGGGCCGATAAAGAAGAATAA
- a CDS encoding tetratricopeptide repeat protein, whose product MTKSENNPENIIEQAVQQFIDAQLQGKEPNLDEFVKQYPQFESQIRKRIQNLRQIDNLFDGLMRADEDDFSKTFPQCNLIGQKLGDFEILKMVGQGGMGAVFLARQVSLDREVAIKVISSVGGTQAKNLDRFKRESKVLAKITHPNIVPIYEVGQEGSYSYFAMQYIDGISLDKILSSIRNAKTGDKASAVMNKCLETHTAPYSDKNQDTKGTTSEIDTDYIINISKIIISIASALDYAHKKGILHRDVKPSNILIDSYGTAKLVDFGLARAETQQSITISGEFFGTPSYVSPEQIRKPDTVDCRSDVFSLAATYYECLTLHPPFGGDTVNETLTQVMTHEAIPPKKYCPRLSNDFNTVLLHALEKSPEDRYLTTADFADDITNLLEFKPIMAKRPSIVYRAYKTVCRNPLKIAVVGISILVIVLAYFLFSSHFQQKNEAITKELYQLGLSKTSQGEFTEALIYLEKAIKVNPKFTGAYNLAGDCFRYIGQHQKAIKIYEQAIEVDPNNTDAYCNLGITYRNLGRHDEAIKVFKQTIRINPNNTNAYYNLGITYRDLGRHDEAIESFKQTVRINPNNTDAYCNLGTIYRDLGRRNEAIEAFKQMIKITPNDADAYCNLGTTYKDLGRFEEAIEAFKQTVSINPNNTDAYCNLGTIYKDLGRHDEAVEAFQQMIRINPNDVDAYYSLGTTYKDLGRRNEAIQVFEEAIRIKPNNAIVHAGLASLFAKSGDFDKAIEYQEKAIKLVDDKTKKEYEQRLEAYKAHKPWRE is encoded by the coding sequence ATGACGAAATCTGAAAATAACCCGGAAAATATTATCGAACAGGCCGTCCAGCAGTTTATTGACGCCCAGTTACAGGGCAAAGAGCCGAACTTAGATGAATTTGTTAAGCAATATCCGCAGTTCGAAAGCCAAATTAGAAAAAGAATACAGAATTTACGGCAAATCGATAATCTTTTCGATGGTCTTATGAGAGCAGATGAAGATGATTTCAGCAAAACATTTCCTCAATGTAATCTGATAGGCCAAAAACTTGGCGATTTTGAAATACTGAAAATGGTCGGTCAAGGCGGAATGGGAGCGGTTTTTCTTGCCAGGCAGGTTTCGCTTGATAGAGAAGTAGCGATTAAGGTCATCAGTTCGGTTGGCGGTACTCAAGCTAAAAACTTAGACAGATTCAAACGCGAAAGCAAGGTTTTAGCAAAAATCACTCATCCAAATATCGTGCCGATATATGAAGTTGGACAAGAGGGGTCATATTCATACTTTGCGATGCAGTATATAGATGGCATATCTTTAGACAAAATTCTAAGCAGTATTCGCAATGCAAAGACCGGCGACAAGGCAAGTGCTGTTATGAACAAATGTCTTGAAACGCATACGGCCCCTTATAGCGATAAAAACCAGGATACCAAAGGTACAACCTCAGAGATAGATACTGACTATATTATTAATATAAGCAAAATCATTATCAGTATAGCTTCCGCTTTGGACTACGCCCATAAAAAAGGAATCTTACATCGTGACGTCAAGCCGTCAAATATTCTTATCGATTCCTACGGGACGGCCAAACTTGTTGATTTTGGTCTGGCAAGGGCTGAAACACAACAGTCAATAACAATTAGTGGTGAATTTTTCGGAACACCCAGTTATGTCTCACCTGAACAGATTCGCAAACCTGATACAGTCGATTGCCGAAGCGATGTTTTTTCGCTGGCGGCTACTTATTATGAATGCTTGACTTTACATCCACCATTTGGCGGCGATACAGTTAATGAAACGTTAACACAAGTTATGACGCATGAAGCAATTCCGCCAAAAAAATACTGCCCAAGACTTTCAAATGATTTTAATACGGTTTTACTTCATGCTCTTGAAAAGTCCCCCGAAGACAGATACCTGACTACAGCTGATTTTGCTGACGACATCACAAATCTGCTGGAATTTAAACCAATAATGGCAAAAAGGCCGAGCATTGTTTACAGAGCCTATAAAACTGTATGTAGAAATCCTTTGAAAATTGCAGTTGTCGGTATTTCGATTTTGGTAATTGTTTTGGCCTATTTTTTGTTTTCCAGTCACTTCCAACAAAAGAACGAAGCCATTACGAAGGAGTTATATCAACTCGGATTAAGTAAAACTTCACAAGGAGAATTCACAGAAGCTTTAATATATCTTGAGAAAGCAATAAAAGTAAATCCTAAGTTTACAGGTGCTTATAACTTAGCGGGAGATTGTTTCCGCTATATAGGACAACACCAAAAAGCAATAAAAATTTATGAACAGGCTATCGAAGTAGACCCCAATAACACTGATGCATACTGCAATCTCGGTATCACTTATAGGAATTTAGGTCGCCACGATGAAGCAATAAAGGTATTTAAACAAACTATAAGAATAAACCCCAATAACACCAATGCATACTACAATCTCGGTATCACTTATAGGGATTTAGGTCGCCACGACGAAGCAATAGAATCATTTAAACAAACTGTGAGAATAAATCCCAATAACACCGATGCATACTGCAATCTCGGTACCATTTATAGAGATTTAGGTCGTCGCAATGAGGCAATAGAGGCGTTTAAACAAATGATAAAAATAACTCCCAATGATGCTGATGCATACTGTAATCTCGGTACTACTTATAAGGATTTAGGCCGCTTTGAAGAAGCAATAGAAGCGTTTAAACAAACTGTAAGTATAAACCCTAATAACACTGATGCATACTGCAATCTTGGTACCATTTATAAGGATTTAGGTCGCCACGATGAAGCAGTAGAGGCATTCCAGCAAATGATAAGAATAAACCCCAATGATGTCGATGCGTACTACAGTCTCGGTACCACTTATAAGGACTTAGGTCGTCGCAACGAAGCAATACAAGTTTTCGAAGAGGCCATCCGAATAAAGCCGAACAATGCTATTGTGCATGCAGGTTTAGCATCTCTTTTTGCTAAATCTGGCGATTTTGACAAAGCTATCGAATATCAGGAAAAAGCCATTAAACTGGTTGACGATAAAACCAAAAAAGAATACGAACAGCGTCTTGAAGCATACAAGGCACACAAACCTTGGCGAGAGTAG